The Hippocampus zosterae strain Florida chromosome 2, ASM2543408v3, whole genome shotgun sequence genome contains the following window.
CTTCCCACGTCGTCGACTTCAAGCAGTTGGCCAACGAGCCTTGCGACGATGAATGGTTCGGTAAGCATTCACTAGGACTTGTTAATATTCTTTTACAAACCACGACCGACGGTTGGCCAGTTGACGGCAGAAACTTGCGATCCTAAATGGGTTACGCCTTTGGTTGGCTATATTTGTGTTTATGCTCATCAGCTGACAATCATAAGGCGAAATATGAATGGTtcggatgacccccccccccccgactgatACTGGTACGAGTACTGGTACTCACATTTTCAGTACTTGCAATACTACTTCATATATATTCTATTAAACCAATATCAAGACCATTAATCTACTTCAGGCAAAATTCAGAACATTCACTTTACAGTCGagaattaaaacaaacacttgACCTGAATTTAGGGTTCATCCGTAATTAATATCCCTATTTATATTCATATAAAACTGTGATAATAGgggtgctaccgctattttggGTGGTTGGTGGTTAGTCGTTAGTCGAgctctgaaaataaatatgaataaatctTCTCCATCGATCTCAACTCACTGCGATTGACTCGTCCACACAAATTTTAAGAGGCAAACAGTTTTGAAAATATGTATATCTCCTTACATAGGCGAAATAACGGACTTGTATATAAAATTAGAATATTGTTTCTGTCTGTTATCTTGCTCTTAATCTAAATTTGACTTGTTTCTGCAGATCGCCAAGCTGTTGATCAGCCACATGCAACACCTAAACACACAGCCACTGTTGGCCCAATGAGAATTGCCGTAACAGATGCTGGTTAgtgtttgttgatgttgtttatGCTGATTACCTCTTGACAGAGTAATTGTGCTCTGGTTCTCAAAGAAACACCCAATATTGTTGCTTGGGTCTCTTCATTCCGTTTATGAGCACAGTTTTCTGATTTAAATCGCttttattggatttatttaaaaatgcctGCGTCATCAAAGTTAGCATGGAGATGAGCCGCCCAAACATAACTTCCAGATCCTTGATGTAAAATCCTTTCACAAAGTaacacattttccaaaatggaaATCTGTGGACTTCACATCtcatgaaaacattttctggAAAGTAGGGGTACCCTCAGACTTCACCGTATCATGTCTCTTTGGTGGTTGCGCACATGCAGTATTTCTGTGGTCTGCATGGTAAGAAGTCTGGAAGGGAGAATTGCGGCCTAAGAAATTGACTTTTGTGCAAATGGGAGAATATTCCTTGATGCCCTGTGCAAGTCATTTACAAGGCACAGAGTATTTCCCCTCTGACCaaattggtttttaattttattaattaatGATAAAATTCATGATTAACACTTTTAAATATCAACTTTTATCTTTTTAACTCATTGGTGCACCTCAATTAAGTGTGAAGATGTCGTTAATGTTAAACAGTGTGGGATGCCTTGATAGTTTCCCCTTCTGGGGTACACCATTAAAATGAAAGATGACACATGCCCAATGCTTGGAATGCAAATGCTCAAAGAGACACTTCAATCCGATGCACTTAGTCCTTATGTGCAATACTTATGTGCACCCCATAGAATTCATGGAATTCTCTTAAATATGAACATTGTGTGTGATTTTCAGTTTCAAAGGCTGCTGACTCCACACCACGTGACTGCGGTGCAGTAGCAAAGATACAGAAGGGAGATGAACCACGCAGGTGCCTGTTTAATGCCTGCATGATTATGGACCACCGAGACTTTGGGCTCTTGTAGCTGGAATGATGTGTCCATGCTACTGTTACAATTGACTCAAATTTGTTctattagggtttcaaagcgTAAGAGGCCTGTTGGTTTGTCTTCTCAAGAccccaaaaaatctaaaaaGTAAGTGCCATTTCATCTTAATTTTCTCATGTTGCATTCGGTCGTAACCAAAGGGCAGAAACACATGCCCATGGACATATTGATGGAGTATTCAGTCTGAGTGTGGACTCGGACACTTTCATTGGCCCACTGTGACATGTTCGTTAATTTAATTGGTCAGATGTAACAAGAATGGGTAAATCTATTGACGGCTTGGAGCTCATCAGTAAAAATCTATAAACCGTGTTTCATTCAAAACCGTAGGTTTTAAAGTTAGGGGGGGAAAGAGGAGCTGCTGATAGTATGGAAAATACAGAGATACTTGTGTTCTCTTTATGGAGTTGATTGACCAACAATATACTTGTAGATTCCtggaaaaagtgtgaaattcaCCAAATTGTTACAAAGTACATTTCAACAAGATGCCAGCAATATGTAAATGATCTTTCCCGTGTTCCAAGGAAGTACAGGGCAGAAAAACAAGTGTTggagctccgaaaaaggagagctgtcgtgttggtttttAAGACGTCtacttttttaatgcttttcacagtctcaataCAGGCACATCCTTCTtagtctccgtgccttctcttctgttGTTCGACTCGAGGGGCATTCAAGGACCGCCTCTGAAAATGTATATTAACAATAACATCAGTGATACAAAGAAAATCGAAAATAACCCACcagaacagaaaatcaagctaggaaatcacaaaattctattggggggggttgaacacacaacaaaggaataaataacataaacaattctgcGACAGTCCTGTCTCATACACAAGGATTGTGATTTGTTTATTCGTTAATTGGTTATACGCGACCAGGATTTTGGAGCCGATCAGAGAgctaaaaaatgaataaataactggTACTATCAGAAGATGGACCAATAGAAGCCATCATGTTGTTACTGTGACGCTTAACTCTCAAGCAGGACCGAGAATCATGTGGAATCAAGCCATGATGTCAACAATGAAGAACAAAATTGTGATACAGAAAAGGAATTGACTTCATCTGACAGTCGACCTGAAGAAGAATCTTCATCAGTAAGTAACAGAGAAGGTGTTTTCCATGTCATACATGTTGATGAAGTTTAATTACCGGTCGCTGTTGTGGTGACTAAACATGCATGTCTGTATCTATTACTAATTAAGATTGCTCATGGATTTATATGGTAAAATGTATCCATCAAATCATAAATATGTCACTACTCATTTTTAGAGAAATTTTGGTATTGTGATGTATGGAAACACACTACCTTTTGGTATGAGTGTGTTTATTCTCACTGTGGCCCATCAGGGGACTTTCATTTGTCTTGGTGCAAATAGACTCATCCTCTTCACACATTGTCACACTCTTATGTGCATGGAGACATTGTTGTCATTCTCCCATACATTGTAAACATGTACTTACtttagaagttttttttttttgtgccgaaGGATTTACAAGGACTCCTGCTTTGAGTCAATCCGCTGATATTTCCATTGAATGGATGCTGAACacaggaggtttttttttaaccccctacCCTTCTCTTGCGGTGTCACGGGTTGAATTACAAATACACATGCGTGTGTGCATCTGTGGTCCATGTGCAAGTCCACAGAAGCTGGCATGCACACAATGCAGAaactttaatttaatttaacatttcaaatcccgcctcaaaacacatctgtttcgacaagcctattcactcagaccataaagccattattttatttatttatttttgttgtattttttcttcttatttgatgtagtttttaacattgaactcgtgattttaactgcttgttgtaaggtgtccttgagtttctagaaaggcgcccacaaataaaatgtattattattattaatagacTGAAAGAGGGTGGAATTTTGAACCACTCTAATACAGTGACTATGTTCGTAGGAGCATTGAAACGCATGCAGTTGCACAAACTCAACTAGATGAATGACTGTTTCTGACTCGCGCATGCTGAAAAACGGATCGCGTACGTGACCAATTTGTTCGCAGTCTTGGACTCTGCATCTCATAATCTTGCATTTATTTGGGTAGGTGGATGTGCTCAGTGGTTACAGTGCAGGCAGACCTGGGAGGCTTCTAAGGAGCAACAAGCAAAAGATGACCAAAAACCCCTATGTACCAGTGGCCGAGCATATAATGCAGTTACAGACTCGAACGCCTCCACGCTTCCGTGAGCTGAGTCGGCAGGAAAGAGCGAAAggtgtgacctttttttttttttttttgtacagtatttcttgAGTGGCTTTGTGAGAGATGAAAAACTTTAACAGGCCCGCCCAAAGCTAAGGCAAAACGACTGCAACTCACTCGGCCTCAGTCGCCAAAGTTCGCAACAAGACTGAGGAGCAGACCATCCACTGTTAAGAGCAGTGCTCAACTGGAGGCTGAAGAGGAACACAACAAGTAAGAAAAGCACTCATTTCACTTTTGTCTGAGCTTTCAAGTAGTTTTACCATTTTTAAATACCTTTTTACACACTACTTATTGTCCTGCCCTCACGTGTGGGGAAAAGAGAAGCTCAGTCTTTGACGCACTTTTCAGCCATTTATTGAATGCAGAGAGGCCAGTAGAAAAACACATTAGTACACTCAAGCAGAAGCTGCTGTCAATcactgctcacactcacacatgacAAGATGTCACATGGCACCCCATCAAGCCAAGCCACTTAAATAGGGGACACATTTCTCTTTTAAGGATTCAATCCCaggtgtgtattttatttatcttcGTATGGTAGGGTAAAGGAGAATATTTAAGCGCATGGACACAAAATACATGATTGTGTATAAACTtggagattttgtttttgtgcttaaaTATGTTTACATGGTTAGTGTATTGGctttaaatgtgtttgacacctatgttagaaatacattttttcagtAAGTCTGTTACTGCATTTCAAAAGGTCAACTTTCAAGGCCCAAgcgttgaacaaaaaaattcttGAGAGAAGAGAGACTGTGAAGAAGCCGGTGGTGAAGGAGCCCACTGTACAAGAGGCTTTCACTATGCACATTGAAAAGAGGCTCCAGGAGAGGCAGAATACCAAGTCCCAAGATGAGCCACAGTCCACTTTCAAAGCGCAAGAACTGCCAAAGAAAATCCTGGAAGGAGTCGTGGTGAGTCCAAATTCTTCAGAAAAACATTGAGTATTTCCGGTGTATCAACTGGACTTCAGATCAGTGGATGTCGCTGATATTTGTCAACTTTATGCTTGAGTAGCcctttgaaattgttttgtgaTTAAGGAGTACACAAACTTGACATGTCAACAGGGAGTGCCAGAGAAGAAAGTGAGGCAACCAACTCTGGCGCATTCGCCGGCCTTCACTCTCACAAAGAAAGATCATCATATTGATGTGAAAGCCGAAGAAGTGAGGACCTTGTGTACAGTGTTTCAATGGAATCACTTTAGCATCCCATATGGAATGACAATGAACCGTCTTTTCAGGTGAAGCCCCTCCCTTTAATCAAGCATACCCCGGTTCCTCAATTTGGCACGCCATTCCAGCCCATGCTGCAGGACAAGAGACACACAGAGGTGTGTCCTTTCTCCTTTGAGCAGAGGGAACAAGCGAGGAAAAAACTTAAGGCTTtcaaggagcagcagcagcaggaggaggaggaggtgagatGGATTAGCCATTTGGTCCTACGTAACTTGAGGTCAAGCGTAACTTGAGGGCGTAATGTCACCTCCAGGTTCCGCTGTTCAAGGCTCAGCCACTGCCACACTTTGACAAAGTTAGTCTTCCTGAAAGGAAGAAGCTGGAACCCACGAAGCCTGAGCCCTTCAGACTTCTGCTGGATGAACGCGGTACAGTCAAGAGTGACCGCTTGGAGCAAATGGTATATGAAGATATGCGGCAAACACTCTTTATTCACCCACGCAGTCATTAATTCTCAAATCTTTTGGTTGTTCAATTGCTCATTAACCACTTGTGAAACTGTAGTATGTTAATACTTACCAGTACTGTATATTGGGACCATTGGACGGTTTTCAATAATTCCT
Protein-coding sequences here:
- the tpx2 gene encoding targeting protein for Xklp2 isoform X2 produces the protein MADDCLRDRAGRYEFDAPSHVVDFKQLANEPCDDEWFDRQAVDQPHATPKHTATVGPMRIAVTDAVSKAADSTPRDCGAVAKIQKGDEPRRVSKRKRPVGLSSQDPKKSKKTENHVESSHDVNNEEQNCDTEKELTSSDSRPEEESSSVDVLSGYSAGRPGRLLRSNKQKMTKNPYVPVAEHIMQLQTRTPPRFRELSRQERAKGPPKAKAKRLQLTRPQSPKFATRLRSRPSTVKSSAQLEAEEEHNKSTFKAQALNKKILERRETVKKPVVKEPTVQEAFTMHIEKRLQERQNTKSQDEPQSTFKAQELPKKILEGVVEYTNLTCQQGVPEKKVRQPTLAHSPAFTLTKKDHHIDVKAEEVKPLPLIKHTPVPQFGTPFQPMLQDKRHTEVCPFSFEQREQARKKLKAFKEQQQQEEEEVPLFKAQPLPHFDKVSLPERKKLEPTKPEPFRLLLDERGTVKSDRLEQMIKEEQKKIKETATFKARPNKVTQKEPFQPKKEDRPAVVVESFELATERRARNRDEFHQHLCEKEAVAALLKEKLRQEEEEKQKMDLAILRQQQVHKAQPIRHYRSVEVKKSEVPLTIPQSPNLSDRFRL
- the tpx2 gene encoding targeting protein for Xklp2 isoform X3, which produces MADDCLRDRAGRYEFDAPSHVVDFKQLANEPCDDEWFDRQAVDQPHATPKHTATVGPMRIAVTDAVSKAADSTPRDCGAVAKIQKGDEPRRVSKRKRPVGLSSQDPKKSKNRTENHVESSHDVNNEEQNCDTEKELTSSDSRPEEESSSVDVLSGYSAGRPGRLLRSNKQKMTKNPYVPVAEHIMQLQTRTPPRFRELSRQERAKGPPKAKAKRLQLTRPQSPKFATRLRSRPSTVKSSAQLEAEEEHNKSTFKAQALNKKILERRETVKKPVVKEPTVQEAFTMHIEKRLQERQNTKSQDEPQSTFKAQELPKKILEGVVGVPEKKVRQPTLAHSPAFTLTKKDHHIDVKAEEVKPLPLIKHTPVPQFGTPFQPMLQDKRHTEVCPFSFEQREQARKKLKAFKEQQQQEEEEVPLFKAQPLPHFDKVSLPERKKLEPTKPEPFRLLLDERGTVKSDRLEQMIKEEQKKIKETATFKARPNKVTQKEPFQPKKEDRPAVVVESFELATERRARNRDEFHQHLCEKEAVAALLKEKLRQEEEEKQKMDLAILRQQQVHKAQPIRHYRSVEVKKSEVPLTIPQSPNLSDRFRL
- the tpx2 gene encoding targeting protein for Xklp2 isoform X4, which translates into the protein MADDCLRDRAGRYEFDAPSHVVDFKQLANEPCDDEWFDRQAVDQPHATPKHTATVGPMRIAVTDAVSKAADSTPRDCGAVAKIQKGDEPRRVSKRKRPVGLSSQDPKKSKKTENHVESSHDVNNEEQNCDTEKELTSSDSRPEEESSSVDVLSGYSAGRPGRLLRSNKQKMTKNPYVPVAEHIMQLQTRTPPRFRELSRQERAKGPPKAKAKRLQLTRPQSPKFATRLRSRPSTVKSSAQLEAEEEHNKSTFKAQALNKKILERRETVKKPVVKEPTVQEAFTMHIEKRLQERQNTKSQDEPQSTFKAQELPKKILEGVVGVPEKKVRQPTLAHSPAFTLTKKDHHIDVKAEEVKPLPLIKHTPVPQFGTPFQPMLQDKRHTEVCPFSFEQREQARKKLKAFKEQQQQEEEEVPLFKAQPLPHFDKVSLPERKKLEPTKPEPFRLLLDERGTVKSDRLEQMIKEEQKKIKETATFKARPNKVTQKEPFQPKKEDRPAVVVESFELATERRARNRDEFHQHLCEKEAVAALLKEKLRQEEEEKQKMDLAILRQQQVHKAQPIRHYRSVEVKKSEVPLTIPQSPNLSDRFRL
- the tpx2 gene encoding targeting protein for Xklp2 isoform X1, with protein sequence MADDCLRDRAGRYEFDAPSHVVDFKQLANEPCDDEWFDRQAVDQPHATPKHTATVGPMRIAVTDAVSKAADSTPRDCGAVAKIQKGDEPRRVSKRKRPVGLSSQDPKKSKNRTENHVESSHDVNNEEQNCDTEKELTSSDSRPEEESSSVDVLSGYSAGRPGRLLRSNKQKMTKNPYVPVAEHIMQLQTRTPPRFRELSRQERAKGPPKAKAKRLQLTRPQSPKFATRLRSRPSTVKSSAQLEAEEEHNKSTFKAQALNKKILERRETVKKPVVKEPTVQEAFTMHIEKRLQERQNTKSQDEPQSTFKAQELPKKILEGVVEYTNLTCQQGVPEKKVRQPTLAHSPAFTLTKKDHHIDVKAEEVKPLPLIKHTPVPQFGTPFQPMLQDKRHTEVCPFSFEQREQARKKLKAFKEQQQQEEEEVPLFKAQPLPHFDKVSLPERKKLEPTKPEPFRLLLDERGTVKSDRLEQMIKEEQKKIKETATFKARPNKVTQKEPFQPKKEDRPAVVVESFELATERRARNRDEFHQHLCEKEAVAALLKEKLRQEEEEKQKMDLAILRQQQVHKAQPIRHYRSVEVKKSEVPLTIPQSPNLSDRFRL